Part of the Limihaloglobus sulfuriphilus genome is shown below.
GGCAAGACAACCACGCTGAACAAAATGCTGGAAACACCGGCAATTAAGGACAAAAAGTTAGCTCTCATCATCAACGAATTCGGAAAACTTGGAGTTGACGGAAGCCTCGTCAAACCGGGTGATTATGCGAAATATGAAATCAACAAGGGCAGCATCTTCTGCATCTGCACAAAGACGGACTTTATAAAGGCCCTGACCGAAATATCGCAAAGCAGTATAGAAGCCGTCGTGGTAGAAGCCACCGGAATCGCCGAGACCCGCGATATACAAGGATTTATACAAGAACCGTACCTTAAGGGACAGTTCGAAATAAAGGCGAATATATGCATTGTGGACGCGGTAAACTTTACCAAAACCGCACCATTCCTGAAGCCCGTTACCGGCCAGCTTGCCTGGGCGGATCTGGTGGTAATAAACAAGGTTGACCTGATAAACGGAGAGGAGCTTGAAAGACTCAAAGAGATAATTGCAGGATACAACAAAGAAGCACCTGTTGTTACCGCAAGCTACGGAGAGTTCGAACCGTCCGCTCTCGACAACATAAAACACATAGTTCGCGGCGGAGATATGGCTACAGAGCCGCCGGCAGATATTATCGCCGTCGCTGTGAAAAACTCCGCCAGGGCAGACAGGCAAAAGTTCATGTCTCTGATAGATCAGCTTTCGGAAAACATTCTCAGGCTCAAAGGCAACATAGAATTCACAGACAAAAGCAGCTATGTAGAAATTGTG
Proteins encoded:
- a CDS encoding CobW family GTP-binding protein; the encoded protein is MAIPIWTLTGYLGAGKTTTLNKMLETPAIKDKKLALIINEFGKLGVDGSLVKPGDYAKYEINKGSIFCICTKTDFIKALTEISQSSIEAVVVEATGIAETRDIQGFIQEPYLKGQFEIKANICIVDAVNFTKTAPFLKPVTGQLAWADLVVINKVDLINGEELERLKEIIAGYNKEAPVVTASYGEFEPSALDNIKHIVRGGDMATEPPADIIAVAVKNSARADRQKFMSLIDQLSENILRLKGNIEFTDKSSYVEIVGKDLFERPRQENLSQGSAFTVIAWKLDKETLTDRFGEIFKD